A single Oryctolagus cuniculus chromosome 18, mOryCun1.1, whole genome shotgun sequence DNA region contains:
- the PSKH1 gene encoding serine/threonine-protein kinase H1, translating to MGCGTSKVLPEPPKDVQLDLVKKVEPFSGTKNDVYKHFITEVDSVGPLKAGFPAASQYAHPCPSAPTTGHTEPPSEPPRRARVAKYRAKFDPRVTAKYDIKALIGRGSFSRVVRVEHRATRQPYAIKMIETKYREGREVCESELRVLRRVRHANIIQLVEVFETQERVYMVMELATGGELFDRIIAKGSFTERDATRVLQMVLDGVRYLHALGITHRDLKPENLLYYHPGTDSKIIITDFGLASARKKGDDCLMKTTCGTPEYIAPEVLVRKPYTNSVDMWALGVIAYILLSGTMPFEDDNRTRLYRQILRGKYSYLGEPWPSVSNLAKDFIDRLLTVDPGARMTALQALRHPWVVSMAASSSMKNLHRSISQNLLKRASSRCQSTKSAQSTRSSRSTRSNKSRRVRERELRELNLRYQQQYNG from the exons ATGGGCTGTGGGACAAGCAAGGTCCTTCCTGAGCCGCCCAAGGATGTCCAACTGGATCTGGTCAAGAAAGTGGAGCCCTTCAGTGGCACTAAGAATGATGTCTACAAGCACTTCATCACAGAGGTAGACAGTGTTGGCCCTCTCAAAGCTGGATTCCCAGCAGCCAGTCAGTATGCACACCCCTGCCCCAGCGCCCCCACTACTGGCCACACAGAGCCTCCTTCAGAACCACCTCGCAGAGCCAGAGTTGCTAAGTACCGGGCTAAGTTTGACCCACGTGTGACAGCCAAATATGACATCAAAGCCCTGATTGGCCGAGGCAGCTTCAGTCGAGTGGTACGTGTGGAGCACCGGGCAACCCGGCAGCCATATGCCATCAAGATGATTGAGACCAAGTACCGGGAGGGCCGGGAAGTGTGTGAGTCTGAGCTGCGTGTGCTGCGCCGAGTGCGCCATGCTAATATCATCCAGCTGGTGGAGGTGTTTGAGACACAGGAGCGTGTGTACATGGTGATGGAGCTGGCTACTGGAGGTGAGCTCTTTGACCGCATCATTGCCAAGGGTTCCTTCACTGAGCGTGACGCCACCAGGGTACTGCAGATGGTGCTGGATGGTGTCCGCTATCTGCATGCCCTGGGCATCACACACCGAGACCTCAAGCCTGAGAATCTGCTCTACTACCACCCAGGCACTGACTCCAAGATCATCATtactgactttggtctggccagtGCCCGCAAGAAGGGCGATGACTGCCTGATGAAGACCACCTGTGGCACACCTGAGTACATTGCCCCCGAGGTCCTGGTCCGCAAGCCCTACACCAACTCAGTGGACATGTGGGCGCTTGGCGTCATCGCTTACATCCTCCTGAGTGGCACCATGCCCTTTGAAGATGACAACCGCACCCGGCTGTACCGGCAGATCCTCAGGGGCAAGTACAGTTACTTGGGGGAG CCCTGGCCCAGCGTGTCCAATCTGGCCAAGGATTTCATTGACCGCCTGCTGACCGTGGACCCTGGAGCCCGTATGACTGCACTGCAGGCCCTGAGGCACCCATGGGTGGTGAGCATGGCAGCCTCTTCGTCCATGAAGAATCTCCATCGCTCCATCTCCCAGAACCTCCTCAAACGCGCTTCCTCACGCTGCCAGAGCACCAAGTCTGCCCAGTCCACACGTTCCAGCCGCTCGACACGCTCCAACAAGTCACGCCGTGTGCGGGAACGGGAGCTACGAGAGCTCAACCTGCGCTACCAGCAGCAGTACAATGGCTGA